The DNA sequence CATCTAGAAACTACGAATGGGTAGCGTCGAATTGTCGCAGGGGATTGTGAAGCCGGTATGACTTCGGAATACATTCTAGTAACGAAATACTACAACGAACGGAAACTGCTTCCACAACTCATAGAAAATATTGCAAATCAAACTCTAGAACCGTATTGCATTGTTTTGATAGATGATGGTTCTACAGATGACAGTACGGAAGTAGGAGTTAAAACAGCTAGAAAAGAAGACCTTGAGGTGAAAGTTGTCTCTATGCCCCAGAAGGATAGAGGGAACTTGGATACTCTTGGGGTTGCATGGAACAAGGCACAACCACTTCTGAAGAAATTGGCAAGAAAAGTCGATTATGTCGGGACAGCTGATGTTGACACCCACTTTCCCCACGAGTATTTTGAGAAAGGCATCGAGTTTCTAGACTCTCATCCCTTGGTAGGTGTTGTGTCGGGCCAAATTGCAGGGAAGGAAAAGCGACATTTTCCGATGTTCACAGGAAAGATTGTTCGTTCCCAAGTCATACAGTCCATCGAAAAGTATTGGGATATATCTGTAGATTCGTTCATCAACATCAAAGCCATCAAAATGGGTTTTGATGTAGAGATTATGGATGATTTAGAGGTTGAGTCTAAACCGTCTCATCTTGTCAGCTCA is a window from the Candidatus Lokiarchaeota archaeon genome containing:
- a CDS encoding glycosyltransferase, translated to MTSEYILVTKYYNERKLLPQLIENIANQTLEPYCIVLIDDGSTDDSTEVGVKTARKEDLEVKVVSMPQKDRGNLDTLGVAWNKAQPLLKKLARKVDYVGTADVDTHFPHEYFEKGIEFLDSHPLVGVVSGQIAGKEKRHFPMFTGKIVRSQVIQSIEKYWDISVDSFINIKAIKMGFDVEIMDDLEVESKPSHLVSSEGRFRAGRIAYYAGVRPRYAIVKALTKRDSDFLRGYWQEYHRGTWRCQDEDIREYYDKELYRKIMSALNKFLGLNLNKRGVSPKESSRIVTNSLKEGG